AATAAAGATGAATTGCTAAACCAATCGCTGCGTAAACTTCACCTTCTTTTCCTAAACTGCTGGCTTCTCTTTGTACTTCTTCCATTTCCTTAAAGGAACTTCCGAATTCAATCCGCTTGCTTTCCTTCTTCTTAAAAAATTTCATTTCTATTCCCTCTTTTATAACGGAAGATTATCATGTTTCTTCGGAGGCATCGAATCTTTCTTTGTTGCTAAAGATTGTAAAGCTCTAATAATTCTGAAGCGCGTATTTATTGGCTCGATAACATCATCGATGAAACCATACTTAGCGGCAACATAAGGAGAGGCAAATTTATTCCTGTATTCATCTTCTTTCTTCGCCAGGAATTCAACTCTTTCTTTTTCATCTGTAATTTCAGAAAGTTCTTTGTTGTGAAGAATTTCTATTGCCCCGCGTGGACCCATAACTGCTATTTCGGCTGTTGGCCATGCGTAATTGATATCTCCGCGTAAATGTTTTGAGCCCATTACATCATAAGCACCACCATATGCTTTACGAAGTATTACAGTTATTTTGGGAACTGTTGCTTCGCCATAAGCATAAAGTAATTTTGCTCCGTGAATAATTATTCCACCATATTCTTGAGCAGTGCCAGGTAAAAAGCCAGGTACATCCACTAATGTTACAATTGGAATATTGAATGCATCGCAGAAGCGAACAAACCGTGCTGCTTTTCGCGAGGCATTTATATCAAGTACACCAGCTAAGTAGCTTGGTTGATTTGCCACAATTCCAACTGGTTGCCCATTAAAGCGGGCAAAGCCAATGATTATATTTGGTGCATAATGTCTTTGTATTTCAACAAATTCATTGTAATCTGTAATAAGATGAATAACATCTTTCATATCATAAGGTTTGGAAGAATCCTCAGGGATAATATGGTTTAAAGTATCTTCTAATCTTTCAATCGGATCGTCACAAGGAATGACTGGCGGATCTTCCAGATTATTTTGCGGCAAATAGCTCATTAGTTTCCGAATCAATAATATTCCTTCCTGCTCATCATCAGCAACAAAATGTGCTACTCCTGATTTTGAACCGTGAACCATAGCACCGCCAAGTTGTTCATCAGTTACTGTTTCACCAGTTACTGTTTTTACAACTTTGGGACCAGTTACAAACATATAGCTTGTATCTTTCACCATTATTGTAAAATCAGTTAATGCTGGGGAATAAACGGCACCACCGGCACAAGGACCAAAGATAGCAGAGATTTG
This genomic stretch from Ignavibacteriales bacterium harbors:
- a CDS encoding acyl-CoA carboxylase subunit beta, which translates into the protein MAIEDKIQELMEMRDKARLGGGEKRIASQHKKGKFTARERIDMLLDEGSFEEFDMFVSHRCIDFGLKGQDFLSDGVVTGYGTIDGKLVYVFSQDFTVFGGSLSEMYAMKICKVLDKAMKVGAPVIGINDSGGARIQEGVKSLGGYAEIFQRNIMASGVVPQISAIFGPCAGGAVYSPALTDFTIMVKDTSYMFVTGPKVVKTVTGETVTDEQLGGAMVHGSKSGVAHFVADDEQEGILLIRKLMSYLPQNNLEDPPVIPCDDPIERLEDTLNHIIPEDSSKPYDMKDVIHLITDYNEFVEIQRHYAPNIIIGFARFNGQPVGIVANQPSYLAGVLDINASRKAARFVRFCDAFNIPIVTLVDVPGFLPGTAQEYGGIIIHGAKLLYAYGEATVPKITVILRKAYGGAYDVMGSKHLRGDINYAWPTAEIAVMGPRGAIEILHNKELSEITDEKERVEFLAKKEDEYRNKFASPYVAAKYGFIDDVIEPINTRFRIIRALQSLATKKDSMPPKKHDNLPL